Part of the Aquimarina sp. MAR_2010_214 genome is shown below.
TCTGAATTAAGAACAGCATTTTCTAATGATACTGAATTAGAAGGGTTGTCCCATGATCCTTCTCTAGACATGGGATTAAAAGGTTTATTTTGAATACTTGATAAGGATTTGGCATTTTGATACAAAATCCTATTATTGGTTGATTGGTCTATTGTATTAATATAAATATTCGTGTAGAAATTATGATGAAGTAAGTAGTTATTATCTAGCGTTTTAGGGTATTTGAAATGTGGGTTTTGGAGATCATAAAGCGAAAAATAATTTGGCTGATTTGTTAAAGCGTAATTTAAATTGGGAGTGTTTGTAATAGATTGAGAAAAAGCCAGGTTACTGGATATATAAAATGATATGAAAAATAAAATTTTTAGGTTCATGATACATAGGTTTTGTTGTCTTTCATATGAAAAATGACTTATGAAATAGGAATCTATATTAATAACAACAAATAAATAGTGGATTACCCTATTTTTAAAAGGTTAATTTTAGGATTTATAATATACATAATGTAGACACTACTAAATTATATGACAACCACTCTTAATGTGTTGCCGTCTTAATACAAACTATTATTAGGCCTTCTAGATATAGTAGGTTGGTGTGTGCTACTCTAATATCATTTCCTTATAAGGTATAATTGTAGTGTATCCTTTTTCTTTGAAATAAGACATTTCTGAAGAATTTCCGGTAACCAGGACAAAATCTCCACCCCAACCCCCAAGACTTTTAATACTACCAGGATAATCAGAGAATAAGATAGATTTTATTGTTGGAGTCTTAATAATTTTAGAAATGATTTCTTCGTGTAAATCGATTAAGGTATTAAACTTGGCAAGAGTAGTGCAATCTAATATTTTAGAAGTAATTTCATTCACTGTAGTTTCTGCATTATCAAAATCCTTTAGCGGTAGTGATTGATAATGCTTGATAGAAGCTTTACTGTCCTGTTTTTTGTTTAAATGAATGAAAAATAGATTCTCTTTAAAAGAAGGATTGAAATTAGCAGTTTTTATAATTGGTTTGCCTTCGGTGCGTTTATATAAAATAGGAGAATCATGTTGAGCACATGCAATATCATACCCACTACCACCAAAGCTTTTTTCAAGTAAAGTAAATGCATCTACTTTTGCCCACTGCGCAATGTTATTAATTAATGTAGATGAAGATCCAAGTCCCCATTGTCTATGAAACTCTAATCTACTTTCTACACGATACCCTTTTCCAGAGGAAAGAAAATTAGGATTTAGCTCTTTTGCAGCTGTAAGGATGGCAATCAGAGTAGTAGAGATATCATTTTCTTCAATATTATTTTGAATTTGTTTAAAAGTATTGTCTTCTGCGATTAAATTAGCCTCAAACCAACAGTTGCCTTCTTGATCAAAGCTTTTCCATATAATTTGAGGAACATCACTTTCTTCAATTAACAACCATTGCCCTTTTTTAGTAGGTATAGCTAAAGCACATGCGCCATCCAATACCAAATATTCGGCAGTAAACAATAATTTACCATGGCTATAAAAGGATTTTTTCATTTAAGTTCTTAATTTTTCAATCTGTGTTACTACTTCGCTATGGGTAACTGCATTGGTTTCAAAATATTTTATAAGCTGTTTTTTTTCGTCTTCTGTAGCTTTAAATTGATTAAGGATATTCATCAAGTGCATTTTCATATGTCCTTGTTGAATTCCTGTGGTGATCAGTGAATTTATGGCCGCAAAATTTTGAGCAAGTCCTGCTACGGCTGTTATTTCCATTAGTTTTTTAGCATTAGGTTTTTCAAGAAGCTGCAATGCCAATTTAACCAAAGGGTGAAGAGAGGTTAGCCCACCTACGGTACCTAGCGCAAGAGGTAATTTGATAGAGAAAGTTAAAATATCATTTTGTATTTCAGCATGAGTAAGGCTGGTATATTTGCCATTTCTTGATGCGTATGCATGCGCTCCTGCTTCTATTGCTCTAAAATCATTCCCGGTGGCTAATACTACGGCATCAATGCCATTCATGATTCCTTTGTTGTGTGTTACTGCACGGTAAGGCTCAATCTCAGCAATACGTACTGCTCTCACAAATTTTTTGGCATATTGCAGAGAAGAAAGTGATGAGGTATTGGGTAAATCTTTAATATCACAAGATACAGAAGCTTTTACTAAACATTGTGGAACATAATTAGAGAGAATACTCATGATAATCTCAATATCCTTTTCGGCAGTAGAAAAATCTTGATATTCTTTTGCTTCTATGACTATTGTCTTTGCAAACTGCTCCAAACAAGAATTAATAAAATTAGCTCCCATAGCATCTGCAGTTTCAAAAGTGCAATGCAATTGATAGTAGTTATCAATTTCTGTGGTTTTGTCACGAAGTTCAATATCAATTACTCCTCCACCTCGCTTTTCCATATTCTTAGTCATATGGGATACAGAGGTTAGTATTTTGGATTTTACTATAGAGAAAAATTGCTGTAGTTTTTCAGAGTTTCCGGTATATGTAAAATGTACTTGTCCAACTTTTATAGTTGATAATACTTCGGCTTTAAACCCACCTCGCGTTTGCCAAAATTTAGCAGCCTTGCTCGCTGCAGCAACCACAGAACTTTCTTCGATGGTCATAGGCAGCGTATATCGCTTATTGTTAATGAGAAAATTTGGAGCTACCGAAAAAGGCAGGTAATAATTAGAGATAGTATTTTCAGTAAACTCATCATGAAGCTTTTGAAGCCCGTCATCAGAATTCCAGTAGGTTACTAAAGTGTCTATTGCATTTTGATCATCATTAAAATGGTGTTTTGCCAACCATTTGATTTTATCAGCTTTAGAAAGTTTAGAAAACCCAGAAACTACAGGTGCCATTATGTTTGTTGTTATAAGTGGCTTCAAATATACTATTCTGTTTTGTCATACGCATAGCTAAATGATTTTTGATATATCAAGAGCATTATTCTTAACATGTTGATTTAGGATTAAAATGGAAAATACACATTCTTTAAAATTAATATTTTTGATTGTAAATATTTGTAAATGATTAGTTTAATGATTTCGTGTTGATTGGCAATAGTGTAAATATAATTATTTGTGAATAGTTAAATAAGCAGATAAAATTTCAGGTATTATTGATGATATGCTAAAAAATACGCATACGATTTTATGATTTTATTGTATTTAACAGCAATTGTTGTATTTTTCACGAATTTTTTAGTATTCTTGGCGTCAACAATTTTTAAAATTATATCATATGAAAATTACAAAATTGTTTTTTACAATTACAATTTTTATAGGGCTTGTCGTATCAGCACAAGATAAGGCTTTTACTCTACAGGAAATCTGGGGAGGAACTTTCAGAACCGAAGGGCTACAATCTTTACATTCTATGAATAATGGGACAGAGTATTCAGTTATAGAAAGAGATGCTGTTTCTGGAGCTGTTAGTATTGAAGTATATTCATACGAAACGGGTGAAAAAGTCAGAACCTTAATAAATACTGCTTCTGTTGATGATCTATCTACGTTTCAAGGGTATTCTTTTAGCAAAGATGAAAATAGAGTTTTGCTTTCAAGCGAGCTAGAACAGATCTATCGTCATTCTTCAAAAGGGATTTATCATATTTATGACGTTCCTTCTAAAGGTATTTTTAAAGTCAGTGATAAAAAAATACAATCTCCTATGTTATCGCCAGATGGAAATAAAATAGCATACATTCTGGATAATAATATTTATGTGTTAAACTTTGCGACAGGTAAGGAGGTACAATTAACCGATGATGGTAAGAAAAATGAAATCATTAATGGGATTACAGATTGGGTATACGAAGAAGAGTTTTCGTTCGTAAGAGCCTTTGATTGGAGTGCCGATAGTGACAAAATTGCGTTTTTACGATTTGATGAAAGAGAAGTGCCTGAGTTTTCTATGGATGTCTATGGTAAAGATTTATACCAAAAGCAAGAGGTTTTTAAATACCCTAAAGCAGGAGAGAAAAATGCAAAAGTCTCCCTGTATGTAGCAGATATTAAGGCAATGGCTTTAGATCAGATTAAACTAGGTGATTATAAAGATTTTTATATCCCTAGAATAAAATGGACAGCAAATCCAGATATTTTGAGTGTACAGGTAATGAACAGGCATCAAAATAATCTGGATTTAATTTTTGTAGATGCCAAGACCAAAGCTGCTAAAGTTGTACTTAACGAAAAAGATGATGCTTATATTGATATTACAGATAATCTTACATTCTTAGATGATAATAGCTTTATATGGACTAGTGAAAAAGACGGATACAATCATATCTATCATCATGCAGTAACTGGTGAATTGATAAATCAGGTTACCAAAGGGCCTTGGGAGATAACTAGTTATTACGGTTATAATAAAAAGAATAAAACTATATACTATCAAAGTGTAGAGAACGGAAGTATCAATAGAGATATTTATAGTGTTACTTTAGATGGAAAAGACAAAAAGCGATTAAGTCAAAAAGATGGAACTAATGACGCTGACTTTAGTGCAGATTTCAGTTTATACATTAATTATTTTTCTAATGCGACTACTCCATATGAATATTCGCTAAATGATGGCAAGACAGGAAAAGTTGTTCGTGAAAT
Proteins encoded:
- a CDS encoding hydroxymethylglutaryl-CoA reductase, degradative: MAPVVSGFSKLSKADKIKWLAKHHFNDDQNAIDTLVTYWNSDDGLQKLHDEFTENTISNYYLPFSVAPNFLINNKRYTLPMTIEESSVVAAASKAAKFWQTRGGFKAEVLSTIKVGQVHFTYTGNSEKLQQFFSIVKSKILTSVSHMTKNMEKRGGGVIDIELRDKTTEIDNYYQLHCTFETADAMGANFINSCLEQFAKTIVIEAKEYQDFSTAEKDIEIIMSILSNYVPQCLVKASVSCDIKDLPNTSSLSSLQYAKKFVRAVRIAEIEPYRAVTHNKGIMNGIDAVVLATGNDFRAIEAGAHAYASRNGKYTSLTHAEIQNDILTFSIKLPLALGTVGGLTSLHPLVKLALQLLEKPNAKKLMEITAVAGLAQNFAAINSLITTGIQQGHMKMHLMNILNQFKATEDEKKQLIKYFETNAVTHSEVVTQIEKLRT
- a CDS encoding GYDIA family GHMP kinase, which encodes MKKSFYSHGKLLFTAEYLVLDGACALAIPTKKGQWLLIEESDVPQIIWKSFDQEGNCWFEANLIAEDNTFKQIQNNIEENDISTTLIAILTAAKELNPNFLSSGKGYRVESRLEFHRQWGLGSSSTLINNIAQWAKVDAFTLLEKSFGGSGYDIACAQHDSPILYKRTEGKPIIKTANFNPSFKENLFFIHLNKKQDSKASIKHYQSLPLKDFDNAETTVNEITSKILDCTTLAKFNTLIDLHEEIISKIIKTPTIKSILFSDYPGSIKSLGGWGGDFVLVTGNSSEMSYFKEKGYTTIIPYKEMILE
- a CDS encoding S9 family peptidase, whose protein sequence is MKITKLFFTITIFIGLVVSAQDKAFTLQEIWGGTFRTEGLQSLHSMNNGTEYSVIERDAVSGAVSIEVYSYETGEKVRTLINTASVDDLSTFQGYSFSKDENRVLLSSELEQIYRHSSKGIYHIYDVPSKGIFKVSDKKIQSPMLSPDGNKIAYILDNNIYVLNFATGKEVQLTDDGKKNEIINGITDWVYEEEFSFVRAFDWSADSDKIAFLRFDEREVPEFSMDVYGKDLYQKQEVFKYPKAGEKNAKVSLYVADIKAMALDQIKLGDYKDFYIPRIKWTANPDILSVQVMNRHQNNLDLIFVDAKTKAAKVVLNEKDDAYIDITDNLTFLDDNSFIWTSEKDGYNHIYHHAVTGELINQVTKGPWEITSYYGYNKKNKTIYYQSVENGSINRDIYSVTLDGKDKKRLSQKDGTNDADFSADFSLYINYFSNATTPYEYSLNDGKTGKVVREIKNNKGLLEKLAKYDIRPKEFSTIEVNGEQLNIWMIKPKDFDPKKKYPLLMYQYSGPGSQSVKNSWHRANDYWYMMLAQQGYIVVCVDGKGTGLKGAKFKKATQNDLGNLEVQDQIAAAKHFGGLEYIDASRIGIWGWSYGGFMSSNCLFKAPDTFKMAIAVAPVTSWRFYDTIYTERYLMTPQENAKGYDDNSPINFVNGLKGKFLLVHGSADDNVHVQNTMQLVEALIQANKDFDWAIYPDKNHGIYGGNTRLHLFNKMTNFIKNNL